A region of Chlamydia crocodili DNA encodes the following proteins:
- a CDS encoding MFS transporter — MDISIQKKSFRALVITHFLTILNDNLYKFLLVFFLLEGKSLTENAKILSYVSLFFALPFLLLAPLAGSLSDRYQKRNIILATRLVEIVCTSLGLYFFYIQSAVGGYIVLILMASHTAIFGPAKMGILPEMLPLDYLSKANGTMTAVTYTGSILGSCFAPLLVDLTKNLAVNCYVLSTSFCVISSIVSTFVSLRIRPSNIKNRSQKITYVSFKDLWEILKDTRHVHYLTLSIFLVALFLLVGAYTQVEIIPFVEFTLGYPKHYGGYLFPLVALGVGVGSYVTGWLSGKDIKLGYVPIMTLGLGVAFMGLYAVSCSLVGVMFFLLLLGFLGGVYQVPLHAYVQYASPEHKRGQILAANNFLDFVGVLIAAGIVRILGSGLSLPPEMSFLYMGIIIFCIGLWILWIWKELVYRLVLSAVLVRQLGSYLRLPKSIIPVCYMVCTHSYQEVRRVLAMLPKTIRSTVVILDQKLQPGWTTRIISYCVPTVISDLNDTSDHSMKEAWAVLQAKRLQILLKKQPDLCVICLGKEENIEIFSKVLLEQGINIKNIHLSCNKVSYRRKVYDLSLNQAEEA; from the coding sequence ATGGATATATCAATACAGAAAAAGTCTTTTCGTGCTTTAGTAATAACGCATTTTCTTACGATATTAAATGATAATCTCTACAAGTTTCTTTTAGTGTTTTTTCTGCTTGAGGGAAAAAGTTTAACAGAGAATGCGAAGATATTATCCTACGTAAGTTTGTTCTTTGCTTTGCCATTTCTATTGCTAGCACCTTTAGCTGGAAGTTTATCAGATAGGTATCAGAAACGGAACATTATCTTAGCTACGCGTCTGGTAGAGATTGTTTGTACATCGCTAGGGTTATACTTCTTCTACATACAATCTGCAGTTGGTGGTTATATAGTTTTGATCCTTATGGCAAGTCATACTGCTATTTTCGGTCCTGCGAAAATGGGGATTCTTCCGGAGATGTTGCCTTTAGATTATTTATCTAAAGCCAACGGCACAATGACAGCCGTAACTTATACAGGGAGTATTTTAGGGTCGTGTTTTGCTCCTTTGCTTGTCGATCTTACAAAGAATCTCGCAGTTAATTGTTACGTACTTTCAACATCATTTTGTGTTATTTCTTCTATTGTAAGTACATTTGTTTCTCTAAGGATACGCCCTAGCAATATTAAAAATCGTAGTCAAAAAATTACTTACGTAAGTTTTAAGGATCTTTGGGAGATCTTAAAAGATACACGTCATGTACACTATCTAACTTTATCTATTTTCCTTGTTGCTCTTTTTCTTTTAGTTGGGGCCTATACACAGGTAGAAATCATTCCGTTTGTAGAATTTACTTTAGGCTATCCTAAGCACTACGGAGGTTATTTATTCCCTCTCGTCGCTTTAGGTGTTGGAGTTGGGTCTTATGTTACAGGATGGCTTTCTGGGAAAGATATTAAATTAGGTTATGTGCCCATCATGACTTTAGGCTTAGGCGTTGCTTTCATGGGTCTTTATGCTGTCTCATGCTCTCTAGTTGGTGTGATGTTTTTCCTTCTCCTTTTAGGATTTTTAGGTGGGGTATATCAAGTACCACTACATGCTTATGTACAATATGCTAGTCCTGAACATAAGCGGGGACAAATTCTGGCTGCAAATAACTTTCTAGATTTTGTCGGAGTGTTAATTGCTGCAGGAATCGTAAGGATTTTAGGATCAGGTTTGAGTTTGCCCCCAGAGATGAGCTTCTTGTATATGGGGATAATTATTTTCTGTATAGGTTTATGGATTTTATGGATTTGGAAAGAATTGGTCTATCGTCTGGTACTCAGCGCTGTATTAGTAAGGCAGCTGGGAAGCTATCTTAGACTCCCTAAATCAATAATTCCTGTTTGTTACATGGTATGCACCCATTCTTATCAAGAAGTGCGTCGTGTGTTAGCTATGCTACCTAAAACCATACGTAGTACGGTCGTGATATTAGATCAGAAGTTACAGCCAGGTTGGACGACTAGAATAATTTCTTACTGTGTACCCACAGTAATTTCTGATCTTAATGACACAAGTGATCATAGTATGAAAGAAGCTTGGGCTGTTTTACAGGCTAAGCGTTTGCAGATACTATTAAAAAAACAACCAGATCTATGTGTGATTTGCTTGGGGAAGGAAGAGAACATTGAAATATTTTCTAAGGTGTTGCTGGAACAAGGAATTAATATTAAGAATATTCACTTGTCATGCAATAAAGTTTCTTACCGAAGAAAAGTTTATGATCTATCCTTGAACCAGGCTGAAGAAGCCTAG
- the trhO gene encoding oxygen-dependent tRNA uridine(34) hydroxylase TrhO — protein MKKNYYALAYYYLTRVDNPQEEITLHKELFKNLDVSCRIYISEQGINGQFSGYQPDAEYYMNWLRQRPGFSNVKFKIHHIEENIFPRVTVKYRKELVALGCDVDLSTQGKHISPKEWHEKLEENRCLVLDVRNNYEWKIGHFENAVLPDIQTFREFPEYAERLSKEHDPETTPVMMYCTGGIRCELYSSLLLEKGFKEVYQLDGGVIAYGQAVGTGKWRGKLFVFDDRMAVPIDEADTNVAPIAKCSHCEADCDIYYNCANTDCNNLFICCENCIDSTKGCCSQECSQAPRIRSFSSSRGNKPFRRMHLCESAEEKKETPSCCCSCSH, from the coding sequence ATGAAAAAGAATTATTACGCTTTAGCTTATTATTATTTGACTCGTGTAGATAATCCTCAAGAGGAAATTACATTGCACAAGGAACTATTTAAAAATTTAGATGTTTCTTGTCGTATCTACATATCTGAACAGGGAATTAATGGCCAATTTAGTGGTTATCAACCCGATGCAGAGTACTACATGAACTGGCTAAGACAGCGTCCTGGATTTTCAAATGTAAAATTTAAAATTCATCATATTGAAGAAAATATTTTCCCTCGTGTGACTGTGAAGTATCGCAAAGAGCTTGTAGCTCTTGGTTGTGATGTGGATCTATCTACCCAAGGCAAACATATTTCTCCAAAAGAATGGCATGAAAAGCTGGAAGAAAATCGCTGTCTAGTTCTAGACGTAAGGAATAATTACGAATGGAAAATCGGACATTTTGAAAATGCTGTTCTTCCAGACATTCAAACTTTCCGTGAATTTCCTGAGTATGCCGAACGGTTATCTAAAGAACATGACCCGGAAACCACTCCTGTGATGATGTATTGCACTGGCGGTATACGCTGCGAGTTATATTCTTCCCTGCTCTTAGAAAAAGGTTTTAAAGAAGTTTATCAACTCGATGGCGGTGTTATAGCCTACGGTCAAGCTGTGGGAACAGGTAAATGGCGAGGAAAATTATTCGTATTTGACGATCGTATGGCAGTACCTATCGATGAAGCAGACACCAACGTAGCTCCTATTGCCAAATGCTCTCATTGTGAAGCTGACTGCGATATTTACTACAATTGTGCCAATACTGATTGCAACAACTTATTCATCTGTTGTGAAAATTGTATTGATTCAACAAAGGGATGTTGCTCTCAAGAATGTTCTCAAGCGCCGAGAATTCGCTCCTTCTCATCATCTAGAGGCAATAAACCTTTCCGTCGTATGCATCTATGTGAAAGCGCGGAAGAGAAGAAAGAAACTCCTAGCTGCTGCTGTTCTTGTTCACATTAA